From Paraglaciecola sp. L1A13:
TTCAGAGTACGGCCAAAACTTATTTGATCGCTACGTCGTATATGCTGATTTTTGGATCCAAGATCAAGAGTATCGCGACCCAGAAACAGGGCAATTATTCGACAGAGAAGCATTGAATACTGAACTTGAGAAAATAGAGAAGACTGCTGGTATCAGTAATCCCAAAGATTTTCGCAATGAAATTGTTAATTTCGTCTTGCGTGCCAGAGCTAACAATGAAGGCAAAAATCCGAGTTGGACCAGTTATGAAAAACTCCGTACCGTTATTGAGAAAAAAATGTTCTCGAACACCGAGGATTTACTACCGGTGATCTCGTTCAACAAAAAAGGCTCAACAGAAGACGAGAAAAAACACGATGACTTTGTACAGCGGATGGCAGAGAAAGGTTATACCCAGAAACAGGTAAGACTACTATGTGAATGGTACTTGCGGGTTAGGAAATCCTCTTAATCCATATTACAACACATCCAATGGCATCCATTGAGGTAAAGCAGTATGGCCCATTTTATTGATCGACGACTCAACGGCAAAGGGAAGAGCACAGTTAACCGACAACGATTCCTGCGCCGCTACAAGGAGCAGATCAAAAAGGCCGTGGCTGACTCTATCAATAAGCGCAGTGTGACTGACATTAATAGTGGTGAGAAAATTGGTATTTCGAGTCGCGATATTTCAGAGCCCATATTTCATACAGGTAAAGGGGGTACTCGCGGTATAGTGCACCCTGGTAATGATCAATTTAATGCGGGCGACCAGATTAAGCGCCCTCAAGGCGAAAATGGACAAGGAAATGGCAGCGATGCTAGTAATTCAGGGGAAGGCCAAGATGACTTTATTTTCCAAATATCCAAAGATGAATATTTAGATTTGCTGTTTGAAGATCTTGTTTTACCCAACTTGCAGAAAAATCAACAAGCGCATTTTGTTCAATACGAAAGTCATCGAGCGGGTTTCGTATCAGACGGTGTACCAAGTAATTTAGATGTGGTGCGCTCACTAAAAGGATCGGTTGCCAGACGCATAGCGTTAACCGCAGGTAAAAAAAGAGAATTGCGTGTGCTTGAGCTTCAATTAACTGAGCTAAGCGCTGAGAAAGTACCTGACCAACTTCGAATTATGCAGCTCGAAAAAGATATTGAGGCATTAAAAAAGTCCATTGCACGGGTGCCCTTTATCGATACCTTTGATTTACGATTTCGTAACTACCAAAAACGTCCCATCCCGTCGAGTAAAGCGGTTATGTTTTGCTTGATGGACGTTTCCGGCTCAATGGATCAAGCCACCAAAGACATGGCTAAACGCTTTTATATATTACTGTACCTTTTTTTAACCCGAACTTATAAGAACGTAGAGGTGGTGTACATTCACCACCATACTCAAGCCAAAGAGGTAGATGAACAAGAATTCTTTTATTCCACAGAAACAGGCGGCACGATTGTATCCAGTGCATTAAAACTTATGCAAGATATTATCGCCGAGCGTTTCGACAGCCATGAGTGGAATATATATGCAGCCCAAGCATCTGATGGTGACAATTGGACAGAAGACTGTCAAATTTGTACACGTCTATTAGAACAAAGCTTGTTACCCATGCTGAGGTATTTCGCCTATATCGAAATAACCGATCGTCAACATCAGAAACTATGGCACGAATACCAAAAACTCTGCGAAACACACCTTAATTTTGCGATTAAACACATCACAAATGTCGCTGATATCTATCCAGTATTCCGAGAGTTATTCGACCAAAGTGTCGAGAAACCAAAAGGAGTGTCATAAGGTGAGAAGAAAGCCCAAAGAAAATACATTAAATGATGGACCAGATTGGACATTCGAATTATTGACCCAATACGAACAAGAAATAGACCGAGTCGCGAAACATTATGGTCTGGACATTTATCCTAATCAAATTGAAATCATTACCGCTGAACATATGATGGATGCCTATGCGAGTATTGGCATGCCCGTTAATTATGCCCACTGGTCTTATGGAAAAAAATTCATTCAGTCAGAACAAAATTATCGTCGCGGACAAATGGGCCTAGCATATGAAATCGTTATTAATTCAAATCCCTGCATCGCTTACTTAATGGAGGAGAATACTATTACCATGCAGGCGCTAGTGATCGCCCATGCGTGCTACGGGCACAATTCTTTCTTCAAAGGTAATTACCTGTTTAAGGCGTGGACGGATGCCAGCTCTATTATTAATTATCTATTGTTCGCTAAAAACTACGTCACTCAGTGCGAACAAAAATACGGTGTAAGCGAGGTCGAAAATGTATTGGACTCCTGCCATGCGCTGATGAGTTTTGGCGTTGACCGCTATAAACGTCCGCAAAAAATTTCTTTGCAAATTGAACGAGAACGTCAGCAAAATCGAGAACAACATATCCAGTCTCAGGTTAATGATTTATGGCGAACACTACCTAAATCAGAGGCAAAAGATACCCAGCAAGCACAACGTTTTCCCTCTGAACCGCAAGAGAATTTGCTATATTTCATTGAGAAAAATGCGCCCCTGCTTGAACCTTGGCAACGTGAGTTAGTCCGTATTGTACGCAAGATTTCACAATACTTTTACCCGCAAAAACAAACACAGGTGATGAACGAGGGTTGGGCATGCTTTTGGCATTATCATATT
This genomic window contains:
- a CDS encoding YeaH/YhbH family protein codes for the protein MAHFIDRRLNGKGKSTVNRQRFLRRYKEQIKKAVADSINKRSVTDINSGEKIGISSRDISEPIFHTGKGGTRGIVHPGNDQFNAGDQIKRPQGENGQGNGSDASNSGEGQDDFIFQISKDEYLDLLFEDLVLPNLQKNQQAHFVQYESHRAGFVSDGVPSNLDVVRSLKGSVARRIALTAGKKRELRVLELQLTELSAEKVPDQLRIMQLEKDIEALKKSIARVPFIDTFDLRFRNYQKRPIPSSKAVMFCLMDVSGSMDQATKDMAKRFYILLYLFLTRTYKNVEVVYIHHHTQAKEVDEQEFFYSTETGGTIVSSALKLMQDIIAERFDSHEWNIYAAQASDGDNWTEDCQICTRLLEQSLLPMLRYFAYIEITDRQHQKLWHEYQKLCETHLNFAIKHITNVADIYPVFRELFDQSVEKPKGVS
- a CDS encoding SpoVR family protein codes for the protein MRRKPKENTLNDGPDWTFELLTQYEQEIDRVAKHYGLDIYPNQIEIITAEHMMDAYASIGMPVNYAHWSYGKKFIQSEQNYRRGQMGLAYEIVINSNPCIAYLMEENTITMQALVIAHACYGHNSFFKGNYLFKAWTDASSIINYLLFAKNYVTQCEQKYGVSEVENVLDSCHALMSFGVDRYKRPQKISLQIERERQQNREQHIQSQVNDLWRTLPKSEAKDTQQAQRFPSEPQENLLYFIEKNAPLLEPWQRELVRIVRKISQYFYPQKQTQVMNEGWACFWHYHILNHLYDEGKVSDKFMLEFLHSHTNVVVQPAYNHPNYSGINPYALGFNMFMDIKRICQSPTDEDKSWFPDIAGKDWVETVHFAMQNFKDESFISQFLSPKLMRDFKFFAIEDDEQKTFIDVSAIHDEVGYHTIREKLSAQYNLSNLEPNIQVYEIDASGDRSITLSYLPQHGIPLADSYHKVLQHLHHLWGFSVKLEQVDEQGSRRLLATYPEQPSGSVATPQGIVI